Within Aspergillus oryzae RIB40 DNA, chromosome 2, the genomic segment CCTGGTAATCAGAGAAGTTGACCGACTTGTACGCGAACGCCTTTGACCCCGGAAAGATGAAAGACTGCAATTTATCTCCGTTGATTGACTCCAATTCGGGTGGTGCAAGATCGACACCCTTAAGACTGTTGACGACTGCGTTGATCCCAGAGAAGGTGTCAATGAAAAGGCTCCTATCGCCTCTCTGGGACTTGTCCTCGTCGCTAGACTTGCCTTTAACGGTCTCCAACCTTCCATGATCGTTAACCTGAAGGCTATATGAGACGGTTGACTTCCTGTCGATGGCATTGATGTCATCTGTAGTGGAGTTCTTCTGGACGAAGAAACGGACCACATGATGCTGTTCAATCGTCATGGAACTGCCAGCAAACGTGACGGAGCAGTTGTATTTATTCCAAACTTCCACTGCCCCGTACAGCCGGAACAGCCCACTATGGGCTTTGTCCTCGCCATAGCCCTCGTAGGATAGATGGATGACATCTTTACCCTTCTCTGTAACTTCAATCTTATCGGGGTCCTTTCCATATTCTATTCGGACAGGAAAGAAGTTAATATGGGGTTTCAAGGGGTCGTCATCGCCCGTCACCTTGACAATGGGGTGTCCGCAGTACTTTTGGGCATGAGGGACCAATTGGTCCTTGAGGTAGTTGGCAAAGGTGGTCCGGTTGATGGCCATAGTCCCACTCTTGGTCGCCTTGTCTTCGGGAACTACCCAATTCCAAGTGAATTTGGGAAGCGATGGATTAGATGGGAGCTTCTTATTGCCTGTGAGGCAGAAGTAATCCAAGGTTCTGAATTTTTTGCCCTCTTTAGTCGTTTGCAGACTGACATGGCGCTGGTAGTCACTCATCACCAATGGGGAGCTGTCATTGGACTGCGCGACGGCCGCGATGGCGACAAGCGGAAGCCCCTTTTCGGCTGCAGATTTGCTCCAAGTGCCGCTGAACgtcttctgaagaagagggaagaCATCAGATCCCTCGTGGAGGCCGGGAAAATCAGGGGTGCTATCGAGTGTGGCGCTGTCAAGGTCATACAGCAACTGCTGCAAGCTGAAGGCTGTGTCCTTGAGGTTCTTGAGCTTGTCTTTTATCTCTTGCTTGACAGTGGGATGGTTGTTTAGGTATGTCGTGTTTAGCTGTGTGTCTAAATCTTCGACCTTGAGGTTCACTTTCATCTCTGCATACCAGGGCTTGCCGGCTGGCTGGCTGTGGAGGACCAGCGTGTGATCAGTGGACCCCCATCCACTAGGGATCTGGAACTCGATGATGGACACCTCTGAGCAGTACAGCCTGAACCGTACATGGGTTGCATCCTCGTCGGCAAATTCCACAATATCCAAATCCTTAGGCAGCAACCCCGGCGGAATTCCCATTTGCAATTTAATGCCATATCGAAATTTGGCATCTACCAGGGGCTGCCAGACTGCTTGATCAACCTTGCCGGCAGGAGTTGTGAATGGGTTCACATTTTTAGTGAGTTTGAGCAGTTCATCCAGCGTGATGGTTTTGTCAACATTGCCTTGGCTGTCCACGAGGAAGCAAAGATACTGCACCGGTTGATCAGAGTTATTGAGGTAGGCACGGAGACCATCGTTGATGCTGGTCTCGGTAGTTGACACGACAAAGTCGTACCCAGTCTTGATCGTTTTGTCGCCATTCTTGAAGTCGTAGTGGAAGTCAGAACCAGACAGATGTGATTCTGTATCGGCACccatgatgatgcagatCAGTGGTATTAGTCGTTTGTTTAAGAGGAATGATAGATTTCAAAGAGGTTTTGGATGGCTCTTCGTGACCAGGAAGCGAGCGTTCGCTGCCTTCTAGATATACAGCCTCCGTGCCTCCGTTGATATGCTCATTCATTCGCCATGTTACAGTGAGCGGGTCGAGGGCTGATCGATTTCTGTTACGTGGCATATCATGCAAGCGCCTGCTTTGggcaggaaagaaagacataGCAGCTGAACATCTGATGGATCACCGTCAGCTTTCGCTCGTAAGACACAAcggaagaaatggaaagcTGACGAGGCAGCTAGGCAACCTCTGGAGGCAACTATCTTTGGACGGGCGAGAGCTTTGCTGGCACCGTGGGAGCTAACTCTGAAGACTTCAGCTCATGCATGCAGACGCTTAGTGCCATGGTTTGTAGATCCACCCGTTCATGCGGGCCAATCGTTCCGATCCTGCGTTGTTCAGCTGTTTGATACCCCGCCGGCAAAAACCCAATCGATTCTTCACGGGAATGTGTTGTTATTCTCAAAGTGGAAAAGATAGACCTAGTCTCAGCTGAATGATTTTACCTTGATTTGGAGAAGCGATTAGCTGCAATGAAATCCCTCATACTAACACACCTCCCATAGCAGACAGGATGAGTGAAGTCGATCGACAGTATCGACAGTCTACATATACAGTCGTCTGCGCGGTTCGTCTTGCAATCAGACAAGACTTGCACTCCCCTCCACCCAGAATAATTCCCCTTGACTTCCTTTGAACTGGTCGAGCATGATGGCCACCACAGACAATTCGGGAAAGAAACTTGTTCTTTCCTACGACACCGAATTGATCCAAAACTACATCCAAGGCGAGATAGTTTCCCCGAAAAATAAGTTCGAAGCCCTCCAGACAAAGGATGGCCACACCCTGCTGTTTGGCATCGACTCTTCCAATGTATTCCACGTTATCGAAGAGAGCAGCGGCCAGCATAGTACAGGTTGGGCGCAGATTGATCTTTCTACAACAACGATCAGCTCGCAACTCCCGGGAAAGAAGGATGCGACGGTGAGGACATTCGATGTTGGGCAGAGTGCTCTTGATCAAACTATTGGAATGGCCATGGCTGTTCGAgtggaagggaaagacaatCTTTTTGTATCGCTGAAGAATTCCAACTCAGACACCGCCTGGACGAAGAAACCGGAATGGACATTGGTCCCGTTTGATGCTGCTAACGAGACACAATCAAGCATTACCGTTGCAGGTATCTGGTTTGCGGAGACGGATAGCCAGAAACAATAccttgttgttgatgttgaccGAGCTGGATCATCTACGATCAAGGATATCGCACGCTACTATGTCGATCCGTCTGAAACCTCCGGTAGTCGATGGGTTAAACATGATGTCCCGGTCGATATCGCCGCCGGATCTTATCAAAGTTGTATTGGATGAGTGCACCGTGGCAGGGTCGACGGAGTCTACACTGCTGGAACCGCTGGAGGGAGCGCTCAGCTTGATTATGTGCCGCTTGAAAACATCTTCGGCGATGGACCGCCCCTTCCAACCCGGTTCAAGCTGCCCGACAACAAGATTCCATCTGCTATAGCCACTGCTCGGAATGGAAATGGCGAGACAGACCTGTATATCCTCAATGGCGAGACCCTGTACCGTATAGCAGCCGAGAAGCAAAAGGATGATGCTACAGCGGACGCGGTCCTGACCAATAGCCTGCTTTCTGGAACTGTAGTGTTGCGCGCCATGATCCACCAAGGAGTATTGACTCTCTTCGGAAAGAACGGAAGTGATCAGGTCTATTGCCTTTCATGTCATATCGAAAATGTGACGGACCA encodes:
- a CDS encoding uncharacterized protein (predicted protein) codes for the protein MATTDNSGKKLVLSYDTELIQNYIQGEIVSPKNKFEALQTKDGHTLLFGIDSSNVFHVIEESSGQHSTGWAQIDLSTTTISSQLPGKKDATVRTFDVGQSALDQTIGMAMAVRVEGKDNLFVSLKNSNSDTAWTKKPEWTLVPFDAANETQSSITVAGIWFAETDSQKQYLVVDVDRAGSSTIKDIARYYVDPSETSGSRWVKHDVPVDIAAGSYQSCIG
- a CDS encoding uncharacterized protein (predicted protein), whose translation is MGADTESHLSGSDFHYDFKNGDKTIKTGYDFVVSTTETSINDGLRAYLNNSDQPVQYLCFLVDSQGNVDKTITLDELLKLTKNVNPFTTPAGKVDQAVWQPLVDAKFRYGIKLQMGIPPGLLPKDLDIVEFADEDATHVRFRLYCSEVSIIEFQIPSGWGSTDHTLVLHSQPAGKPWYAEMKVNLKVEDLDTQLNTTYLNNHPTVKQEIKDKLKNLKDTAFSLQQLLYDLDSATLDSTPDFPGLHEGSDVFPLLQKTFSGTWSKSAAEKGLPLVAIAAVAQSNDSSPLVMSDYQRHVSLQTTKEGKKFRTLDYFCLTGNKKLPSNPSLPKFTWNWVVPEDKATKSGTMAINRTTFANYLKDQLVPHAQKYCGHPIVKVTGDDDPLKPHINFFPVRIEYGKDPDKIEVTEKGKDVIHLSYEGYGEDKAHSGLFRLYGAVEVWNKYNCSVTFAGSSMTIEQHHVVRFFVQKNSTTDDINAIDRKSTVSYSLQVNDHGRLETVKGKSSDEDKSQRGDRSLFIDTFSGINAVVNSLKGVDLAPPELESINGDKLQSFIFPGSKAFAYKSVNFSDYQDLVCDITYANPS